The genome window CCAAGCGCGGACATCGTGTCGTATGCCCCCAAATCAACCCGCGGGGAGTGCAGAGCGAGCGTGGAGTTCTCAACGCCGGTGCCACAAAGGGGACGTCCGTTGTGTACCACGGTTCCTCACAGGAGGCCTCCGGCGGCAAGGGGTTGCCCCCTTGACCCCGGCTGCCGTGGCACGTTGGGTTTGAGCTAGGGGAGTCGTGCCGGCCAGAACGCAAGTTCGAAACCGCTCGATTCGACGCCCCATCTTGACCGATCACCGTTCCGCGAATGCACCCCTGGGCGGTTCGCCGTGAACCAGTCCTCGACGCCCGGTGTCGAGTCGCCGTCGTCGAACTCAAACCCATTCACTCTTTGCCCCGGAGGTGTGCCATGCGGTCATTCCACGAAGATCTCCCTTGCTTTCGAAACGACGAGTAAGCGCCGCCGGGGCTACCCCTCGGAAACGCAGGTAAAGCGGGGCGTGCGGATCGTCCACGGCGACAAGCTCCTCGAAGAGAAGCTCGGCCGGGACGATCTCTGCCCCTGCGGATCCGGTCTACGGTTCCGGCGGTGCTGTCTCGCGAAAGGCCGCTTTTGACGGCAGCAACCGGCACCACTTTTTTCCGCGAGGCATAAACCGCGGGGCCTTCCACGGAAGCTCCGCGGGCCTTCGCAAATCATGAGTTCAAGATGTCGTGGGAGAGGTCTCGCGGAGAGGGCGAACCAGGAGAGACTGGTTCCGCTCGCCGCAGACCTCGACCTGCGCGCCGACCGGAATCAGCGTCCCATCCAGCGAGATCGCCGCGAACCGGGCGCCTCGGACTTCAACAGTCCCCGCCGGCCGCAGGACCGACACGGCCGTGGCGACCTGCGGACCTTCTGAACCCGCCGCGGAGAGGGCTTCGGCGGGATTCGTCGTTTCTTGTGCCGGGCGGGACGGTGCCCCTTTGATGCGTGCCACCGAGGAGGAAGACCCCGGCGGCAGCAGGACGATCTCGTCGTAGTCGGGAAAGCCGAGCAGGTACTGTTTCAGCACATACGGCGGAGTGACGATCAGCACCACGAGAGCAACGCCCACGACGTTGTGGTGCGGCCCCTCATACGCTTTCAGCGAGGTCAGCAGGACAATCGGCATCGCGATCAGGAGACCCAATGCGATCCGTGGACCGGTGACTCCCAGCCCCCATCCCAATCCCAGGAACGCCACGACACACAAGACCGCTGTGCGGACAGCGACCATTCGAGACCGAGCCGCCGTCCGCGGAATACCGGTCTGCTTCGACTTGTGAACGTAGAGCAGCAGGAACGCGGTGACGACCAGCCACGTCGCCACACCGAGGATCGCGTCTCTCCCGCTCATTAGGTTCCCATCGGGAAGGTTCTGCCGTCCTCTCTTCAGCGGACCGCCGTCTGAAAGCAGAGCACGTAGCCGTCGGGATCGTCAACGGTCAGTTGCCGCATTCCATAGTCCCGCGTCACCGGCCC of Planctomyces sp. SH-PL14 contains these proteins:
- a CDS encoding SEC-C metal-binding domain-containing protein; its protein translation is MRIVHGDKLLEEKLGRDDLCPCGSGLRFRRCCLAKGRF